Genomic segment of Desulfobulbaceae bacterium:
AGCCCCTGACTGGGGTGGTTTGGGGGCTCATCAACTAAGTGGTATGTTATTGGCCATTCTTGAAGAGAATGATCTTCGTCAGGGTAAAAGGTGTCTGGGGGGTGAAGAATGAGTATTCCGCAGGAGCCGACACCGGCCAGGCTTGTTGTCTCAATCATTTTTGCTACCCAGGGTACTGGCTGTAGTGATAGTTTTATTGATGTTATTTGTGCAGCGCTGGAGCAGGAGTTTGGCAAAGTAAATTTTGTGAGTTCGGTTAGCCTCTTTACTCAAACCGACTATTATGAGCAGGAAATGGGTGAGAGGCTAAGCAGGATTTTTATAAGCTTTGAAAAATTACAACCAAGGGCACAGCTTGCCCCAATTAAACTGCTGACCAATGCCCTTGAGTTACGGTTTAGCCGACCGGATGGCACTAGGCAGTGCAATATTGATCCAGGATTTTTGACGGTTGAGAATTTTATTCTTGCAACTGGTAAGAATTTTACTCACCGGATTTACCTGAAAGAGGGGATCTTTTCGGAGGTTACCCTTCTGTTCCAAGGTGGAAAATTCCAGACGCTTCCCTGGACTTATTGGGATTATGCAGCTGGAAATGTTGTTGAGATGTTGACTCAGATGCGTAAGGCCTTAATTGCAGAACTGAAAAGTTTGAAATTGCTGTAATTTTTATCGCCAGCCCTGTCTCCATTGTCAAACAGCAATGTCAAGGCGATGATAACGGCTAATCTCTAAAACTTTCTCTTCGTTTAGCCCCGCCTTTTCGGCAAATATGGTCCATTTGCGCACCGCATCGTAAATTTCACCAAGCATAACAATTGTAACAATTGGGTGTAACAATTGGTGTAACAATTGGTAACAATTGGTAACAATTGGGTAACAATTGGGGACAGACCACGTTTTTTGGTAACAATTGGGGACAGACCACGTTTTTTCAAACCGAACAATTGGAGAACAATTGGGGACAGACCACGTTTTTTGCCGCCGATGCAAGATGCAATGTGAAATTATCGTTTGACAGAAAACATGCCCAAATATGATTCTCTGGATAATCGTGGTCTGTCCCCGTTTATCCGATCGTGGTCTGTCCCCGTTTATCCGTTTATCTCTATGCTGGCTTTTCTGGTCGACCAGGCTTTGCAACTGTGCTGTGCTCTCTTTAATGCCGTATGGCAACATAGAAAAAGTAAGCGTGCCCTATGGGAAGGCATTAGAGGTATGTTTATGCTTTTTGACGTTGACTCAATGGAATCCTTGAGATTAAAATACACCAAGTAGTCACTTCACCTTTGTTTATTAGTGAAAAATGAATAAATTTACTCAAATCGGCTCACACCGGGAATAGTTGTAGAAGTAATAATGTTTACATATTGAACCTGACCCTAGATATGACCCTAGATACTTGCTCCGTAGCAACTGCGGGTCGTCCTCTTTTCTGGAGTCGGG
This window contains:
- a CDS encoding DUF4416 family protein; this encodes MSIPQEPTPARLVVSIIFATQGTGCSDSFIDVICAALEQEFGKVNFVSSVSLFTQTDYYEQEMGERLSRIFISFEKLQPRAQLAPIKLLTNALELRFSRPDGTRQCNIDPGFLTVENFILATGKNFTHRIYLKEGIFSEVTLLFQGGKFQTLPWTYWDYAAGNVVEMLTQMRKALIAELKSLKLL